One window from the genome of Pieris napi chromosome 3, ilPieNapi1.2, whole genome shotgun sequence encodes:
- the LOC125063216 gene encoding elongator complex protein 3 produces MPKKKIMPELSKEEKMVMVISEIIHELQAAHRQGKDVNLNKMKTRISSKYGLDTSPRLVDIIAAVPSDAKSYLLPKLKAKPIRTASGIAVVAVMCKPHRCPHINFTGNICVYCPGGPDSDFEYSTQSYTGYEPTSMRAIRARYNPYLQTRHRVEQLKQLGHSVDKVEFIVMGGTFMSLPEDYRDYFIRNLHDALSGHTSRSVAEAVKYSEKAKTKCIGITIETRPDYCLQRHMSDMLNYGCTRLEIGVQSVYEDIARDTNRGHTVKAVCENFCLAKDAGFKIVAHMMPDLPNMDLERDEAQFKEFFENPAFRADGLKIYPTLVIRGTGLYELWKTGRYKSYPPSTLVDLIANILAMVPPWTRVYRVQRDIPMPLVSSGVEHGNLRELALQRMSDLGTDCRDVRTREVGIQEIHNKVRPYQVELVRRDYVANGGWETFLAYEDSDQDILVGLLRLRKCAKDTYRPELKPGPDANFTQCSIVRELHVYGSVVPVNARDPTKFQHQGFGMLLMEEAERIALEEHGSDKMAVISGVGTRNYYAKIGYHLEGPYMVKMLA; encoded by the exons ATGCCGAAAAAGAAGATTATGCCGGAACTCTCAAAAGAGGAAAAGATGGTGATGGTAATATCGGAAATAATTCATGAATTGCAAGCAGCTCATCGCCAGGGTAAAGATGTTAACCTCAATAAAATGAAAACGAGGATTTCATCAAAGTATGGTCTGGACACATCACCTCGGCTAGTCGATATCATTGCAGCTGTGCCATCAGATGCCAAGAGTTATTTGTTACCAAAGCTGAAAGCGAAGCCTATTCGTACGGCATCTGGTATTGCTGTAGTAGCAGTAATGTGTAAGCCTCATCGTTGCCCACATATTAACTTTACTGGCAATATTTGTGTTTATTGCCCCGGAGGACCTGATTCTGATTTTGAATATTCGACTCAGAGTTACACAGGATATGAGCCTACATCTATGCGAGCAATTCGAGCAAGATATAatccatacttacaaactcGTCATAGAGTTGAGCAGTTGAAACAACTGGGGCATAGTGTGGATAAAGTTGAATTTATTGTTATGGGTGGAACTTTTATGAGCCTTCCTGAAGACTACagagattattttattag GAATCTTCATGATGCTCTGTCTGGCCACACTTCACGCAGTGTTGCAGAGGCTGTGAAATATTCAGAAAAGGcaaaaactaaatgcattgGTATCACTATTGAGACTCGGCCTGATTACTGCCTACAAAGACACATGAGTGACATGCTTAATTATGGATGTACTAG GCTGGAGATAGGAGTTCAGTCTGTGTATGAGGACATAGCCAGAGACACAAATAGAGGCCACACCGTCAAAGCTGTTTGTGAGAACTTCTGTTTGGCTAAGGATGCTGGGTTTAAG ATTGTCGCCCACATGATGCCAGACCTACCGAATATGGATTTAGAACGTGATGAAGCACAATTTAAAGAGTTCTTTGAGAACCCAGCCTTCCGTGCTGATGGTCTTAAGATTTACCCCACTTTGGTCATTAGGGGCACCGGCTTGTATGAGTTGTGGAAAACTGGGCGGTACAAGAGTTATCCTCCATCTACATTGGTGGATTTGATAGCTAATATATTAGCTATGGTTCCGCCCTGGACTAGAGTTTACAG gGTACAAAGAGACATTCCAATGCCTCTAGTGTCATCGGGAGTGGAGCATGGTAATCTCCGAGAGCTTGCATTACAGCGCATGTCAGATTTGGGTACAGATTGTAGGGATGTTAGGACCAGGGAGGTGGGGATACAGGAGATACATAATAAAGTCAGGCCATATCAG GTGGAACTGGTACGTCGTGATTATGTTGCAAATGGTGGATGGGAGACCTTTCTCGCATATGAGGATTCCGATCAAGATATCCTAGTTGGTCTCCTTCGACTGAGGAAATGTGCCAAAGACACATATAGACCCGAGCTCAAACCAGGGCCAGATGCCAATTTTACACAGTGCAGTATTGTTAGGGAACTGCATGTCTACGGATCTGTTGTACCG GTAAATGCTCGCGACCCAACAAAGTTTCAGCATCAAGGGTTTGGTATGCTCCTCATGGAGGAAGCGGAAAGGATTGCTTTAGAGGAACACGGATCAGACAAAATGGCAGTAATATCAGGAGTTGGCACCAGGAACTATTATGCGAAGATCGGTTACCATCTTGAAGGACCATATATGGTCAAGATGTTGgcataa